In the genome of Ferrovibrio terrae, the window TGCCATGCGCCTGGGTCCGGACCGCATGATCCCTCCAGGCGCCGCCGACAAACAATTCGCACCACAGGGCGACATTCACCCATTGCCAGACGAAGAAGCTGTTGTTGGCGCCATTCTGGACGAAAACGCGGAAACGATCCCGCAACCGGTCAACATCGAACAATCCGCTGTCGAGCAGCCAGGGACTTTCCAGACAATCTTCGACGAAACCCGCGCCGGCCCCCCGCAGCCAGCCGGTCTGCGGCGCGACCACGGCGCGTTTCTCGGACCAGATCGAGGTCATCGAGGGGTGGCGGCGCTGGGCAATATCGCGCAGCGGACGTTTCGACATGCCGCCGGCGATCTTGGCGAGGCCGGGAATGCGGAATGCCGCTTCCACAAGGCGGTGATCGAGGAACGGCACGCGCAGCTCGATGCTATGCGCCATAGAGAGGCGATCATTCATCCGCAGAACGCGCGGCAGCTTGCGCTGGGTGATGTCGACGAACAGGGCCTGGTTCACCGCATCATCCAACGCCGGCACCCGCCAATGCCAGGCTTGCCCGGCATCGCGCAGGGATTGCGACAGCACATCCCGAGCCAGCGGCGAAGTGCCATCTTGATACAACCCCTCCGACAGCCAGCCCTGCAGTGACTGGCTGCCATCCGTCAGGCCGCGGTAATAGGCATAGCCGGCAAACATTTCATCTAGGCCTTGCCCTTCCAACTGCACGGTCAGGCCCGCCGCCCGGATTTTTTCGTGCAGATTGTGATAGGCTAGCGTCGCGATGCCGCCGATCGGTGCCTCCTGGTGACTGAGCGCCACGCGTGCCGTACTGCGCAGCATATCCGGCCCTTCGGCCGTCTCGAGTGGCAACCAGCGCGTGCCGGATATCACCTCGCGCGCATAGCCACGTTCGTCATATCGTGAATCACTGAAGCCCGCGGTGGCCGCATGCAACTTCTGTCCTGGAGCAGCAAGCTGGTCGACCATACTGGCGAGCAGCAGGGAATCGAGGCCACCTGAAATATTGACGCCGAGCGGCACGTCAGAGCGCAGACGATAGCGCACCGCGTCGACCATCAGAGCCTCGAGCTCATCACTCTCGAGCGGCGCGGCACCAGCCGTTTCGACGATCTGCTTGAGATCCCAGAATGCGTTGATACTGCTGGTACCGTCCGGGCGGCAATACATGTAGCAGCCGGCCGGCAGCTGTCGGATTCCCCGGAAGAATGTGCGATCATGCTGCTCGTAGATGCCATAGGCCAGATAGTCGGACCAGGTTTCCGCATCTGGCGTGACGGCATGTCCGGCCGTCAGGATGGCCTTGATCTCGCTGGCAAAAACCAGAGTGCCGTCAACATATCCGTAATTGAGCGGCTTGATGCCAAGACGGTCGCGCGCCAGCAGCAGTTCCTGCCGCTCGCCGTCCCAGAGGGCAAACGAGAACATCCCGATAAACCGCTCCAGGCACGCAACGCCCCAACGCGCATAAGCGGCGAGAATGACCTCGGTATCGCTGGAAGAGCGGAATGAATAATCGCCGAGTTCCCGCCGGAGCTCGCGGTAATTGTAGATTTCGCCGTTGAAAACGATCCAGTTACGGCCGTCGGCCGAGGCCATCGGCTGGTGCCCCAGTGCGGAAACATCAATGATGGCCAGACGGTTGTGGCCCAGGCAAAGTGGTCCCTCGGCAATCTCGACCCAGCCCGTATCGTCCGGTCCGCGATGCTGCTGCACCGCCAGGGCACGCCTGGTGGTCTGCAGGCTCGCCTGCCGTCCCAACATGCCGAAAATGCCACACATGTCTATATCGGCTCAGTTTGGATAGTGGAGGCGTTTCTGCACGGATATTTTACAGGTCGCCAGAATGTCGGCGATCTGACGGCCGGCAGTGCCGTCGCCGAACAGCTCGTCCGGCACATACTTCCCATGCGTGATTTGCGCCCGCGCGGCAGCCTCGATGGCGACCGCATTATAATCGGCATGCATTACATTGGCGCCGTGCTCTCGCGTCTGCTGGCGCGATCCGACATTGACCACAGGTACGCCCAGCAACGACCCCTCGCGTAGAGCGGATGAGGAATTTCCGATCATGCAGACAGAGTTATCGATCAGGCGGATGAAGTCCTCCGACGAGAAGTTCTTGTAGAAGGTAACTTTCTCGCCACCCTGGTTCTCATGGAAAACGCGCAGGCGCTTGGATATGGCATCCGAACCGGCGTCGATATTCGGCCACATCCATATCGTGCGCATGCCTAGGGCACGCACCGCGTGCAGAGTTTCATCAATCTGCTTGTTGGCCTCGGTATTCTCGGTCGTCACCGGATGCTGCAGCACCACGATATAAGGTTCGCTCCACCCATTCTGATAGCCGACGCCGGCATTGCGCGCCCAGAAGGTCTGATCGATGCTGCGATCTTTCATGCCGGTCACGAGATCCAGCGCAGGGCAGCCGGTCATGTAAATCGTGGCGGGATCCTCGCCCATTCGGATCAGGTTTTCGCGCGCCTTGTCGGTGGCCGGGAAATGGATATGCGCCAGCTTGGTGATGGCGTGACGCACACTCTCGTCAATCGAGCCTGTCGTCTCGCCACCCTGTGTATGAGCCAGTGGAATATTCATGTAGCTGGCCGTCACGGCGGTGGCCAAAGTCTCGTAGCGGTCGGCGACGGTCAGAACGATATCTGGCGTGATATGCATGAACAGGCTCGACAGTTCGATCATGCCCAGCGCGGTCGACTTGACCATATTAGCCGTGGTGTCGCCTTCCAGTGCCATGTACACGACAGCTTCCTCGCGGAAGCCATCGGCGCGGATCAGGTCGATCACCCGACCAAACCGCTCCAGCAATGCGGAGGCGCCGACAACCAGCTGCAACTGCAAATCAGGATGCTCACGAACCGCCGTCAGCACGGATTTGATGCGAGCGTAATTCGCTCGGCTGTTGACGACAATACAGACCTTTCTCACGCGCTTGCTCCGGGTTCATCAGCGTGTGCCTCGATCTGGTTCCATCGAAGCAGATAGCGGCTATCGGCATCCGTGAGCAGCCGGCAACCTACGATTTTGTCGATGGCATCCGGTGCGATACCGGTGCCAGGCTTCTTTAAAGTCAGCATATCACGACGCAGTACTGTGCCAGCCGGCTGATCGGCTTTCAGCGCGAGACTCTTGCCGAAAATCTCTCGTGTCGGCCGCATCTGTGCGGCCAGGGCGTCCTTATCGACCGGATTGGCGTCCATTTCCACCAAGCAATCCCGGAAAGTGACGATCCGGGCGAAATCAGCAAAAGTAACGGATGCCACGGTATCGGGACCGAAACTGCGATGGTCAAATGTGACGTGTAGCTCGACCAGATCCGCGCCGCGCGCGATCGCCGCCATTGCCGGCTCCGGCCGCCCGGAATGATCCGACAGGCCGATCGGGCAAGGAAATGCCGATTTCATCCGCGCCAACACGTTGAGGCCGACATCGGGCATCGCCGTGGGGTATTTCGTCGTGCACTGGAAGAGTGCGATCGCATTACCACGGCTGCTCCAGCGCTCATGAACTGCCGTGATCTCCTCATAACCGCTCATGCCCGTGGAGATCAGCATGGGCTTGCCCGTCCCGCTCATGCGTTCGAGCAGGTCATTGGTCACAATCTCGCCCGACCCTATTTTCCATGCCGGCACGCCAAGACCTTCCAGCAGGTCGACGGCCTCTACCGAGAAGGCGGAGGACAGAAATACCAACTTCCTATCGCGCGCGTGCTGCGCCAGTCCTCGCCATTGTTCCGGGGTGAATTCCATGCGGCGCCAGTAGTCATAACGCGTGACGTCCTGGCGAGAGAATTTCAGTCGGAAGGGCTCGTCCAGCGTCGATTCCGCCGCCGCGATATGGGTCTGGAATTTGATCGCATCAGCACCGACATCGGATGCCGCATCGATGAAGGCATGCGCGGCACCCAGTGAACCATCATGTGCCTGCGCCACCTCGGCAATCAGGAAAGCGCGGCCTCCACCGATTTCGCGCTTATCGATATGAAAGCGTTTAGCTGTCATTTCTACCTTTCCTAGCCGGCATGAATGAGTTCGACCAGTTTGTCTGCCATGGCCTTCGCGGCATCGCCCCGGTTCACCGAAAGCTCCTGCGCCACCAGTGCGCGGCGCCGGTCGCGGCGGCCGTCATCTTCACGCTGCACGAGATCCGCTAGGGTATCGACCAGATCCTGCCGGCTGTTCACGCGGTTCGCCGCATCAGCTGAACCCACTCTGCGTAGATGGGTCAGATCGAGATCGGAGATATCGAGATCGAAATACTTGTTATGCCAGCGTCCGAAGGCGACATCGATCACCATGCAATCGAAAATCGCCGCCTCAATCATCTGCGTGGATGATGCCTGCACACAGATCGTGCTGTGGCGAAAAATATTGGCAAGCTTCTGACCGTCCTTGTCATCCAGGAAATAGCTGTTGCCGCCCCCGGAGGGTATATCGACATGCCAGCGATCCGACGGCAGGTAGCGCTCGAAGACCCGCATCAGGTCACGTCGTTCGGCCTCGAATTCGAAATATACAGGATGCAGGCGGAACAGTAGGGCGGTTCCTGCCGGCAGGTCGCCTCTGGTCAATGCATCCAGCAGCGTTTCCGTGATGGCAAGGTTGCCCTCATGGTGCGCAGGGTATCCGATCGAGACATAGACCACTGACCGCGTGTCGGCCGCCAGATCGAACTCCCGCAGGAACTGGGCGCGCTCGATACCAGGATCCCTGAAATAATGGTCCCAGACCGGTGCGCCGACGATATGCACCTGATCCGGCCGCATATCGAGATAAGCCACGGCCTCTTCGGCAGTACGATCACTCCACACCAGCATATGGGCCGGCGCCACCGGCGGATATCCCTTGGTCGAGGTCTTGTCCCAGCTCTGCACCACAACAGCAGTCGGGCAGCCCTGCGCCGCCGCTTCGGCCATCACCATTCCGTCCACGCCGAGCCCGGCCGACGCAGTGACCAGCAGCACCGGCTGCGTCTCGCTATAGAGGTCTGCATGCGGCCGGAAAGGGCAAGTCCAGAGCCACATCTGCTGCAGCAAGCGCCGGAGAGTGCGGCTGCGGCAGGCCAGGTTGGCGATCGCCCAGACCGCCAGCATATGCGGGCGGTTGGCGCGACGCAGGTATTCCGCCCTGACCAGCACACCGGATTCGTTTGCGCCACCGCGGTTGCCATAGGTCAGTTCCGCGATTGCGGCCAAACGGTCGCGCAGATAGCCGCGCCAACCGCCGGTGAAGCCAACATACAGATCATCCGACCGCACCTTGCTGGTCGGGAACCGCAACGCCTCAACGCGCACCGTACCCGACACGCGCTGCCGCAATTCCGTCAAATAAACCTTCGGCACCAACAGGATGATGTCGGCCGCTTCCGCAATCCGCTCGACAATGCCGGTGGCTACCATCAGCCGGATATCCAGCGGCCTATACAGGCTGAGGATCACAGACTTGCGCAAGCCGTAGTCCCACTCAGGTCGGTTAGCGTCAAATCACCACGACCTTCTTTTTCTCGATCAGGAATTCCGCGTATTCGAAATCTTCCGGTCCATCCACGTCATGCGCATAGGCGGAATCCACGACAAAGCTGCCGCAGTTCGGGCCAAAGCATGGGGTGCCTGCCATCAGGGATTCCGAGCGGAATGCCAGTATATTGCCGTAGCGATAATGCATCGGCTTGAGCTGCTTGTTGTAGGCGAGCTTGCGCTCTTCCCAGAATCGGAAATAAACCCGGCCCTCCTTGATGATCCGCTGATTTAGCGCATGCATGTTATGCGGCAGATGGGCCAGCGACTGCGCCGTATCAAGCGTCGGATCATCCAGCAGAATACGCACGATTTCGTTGATATGCTCGGGCAGAACGAATGGCGACGTCGGCTGCAAAAGCACAACGATCTCTGGCATCGCACCATCGGCATCGGCGATCGTCTGCAGCACATGCCGCACGGCATCATCGGTCGGGGCCGCGTCGGTGGCAATTTCCGACGGGCGGTCGATTACCTCAACAGATCGGGACAGGCAGAAATCCTTGATTGCAGGATGATCGGTCGAACAGACCAGGCGGTGTACGGTTTTCGGCATTACGGCCTGAGCAACAGCGATACAGTAATCTATCAGCGGCCGACCGGCGAGCGGTGCGAGATTCTTCAGCGGGACGGATTTCGAGCCTCCGCGCGCCGGGATCACGCCAAGCACACCACCCTGTATAATCTTGTTCATCGTCATCCTTCCCGCATCGCCAGGATCACCCGAGCGCGGCATCATGTCCGGCAACCTTCGCTCAATAGCAGATCGCCTTTTGCGGCGAGAAATCGTAACTCACCAGCACTGGCACGATCTTGCCCGACGCCGCACCATCACCGTACAGGCCATCAGACTCGTAGCGGCCATGCGCCATTTGCTGGCGGACAGCCTGCTCGATCTCGGCCGCGTCGTATCCGACATCAACGACATTGCGTCCGCGGGCGCGGCCAGTCTGGCGCGAGCCGATATTGACGCAAGGCGTACCCAGATAGGCCGCTTCGCGAATTCCGCTCGACGAATTGCCGACAATGCAGGCGGCGTTCTTCAGCAGGGGGCCAAACAGTTCAATCGGCAGGCTTTTGAAAAAATGCGCATATTTGGGTTGGTATTTTTCGCGATAAACGCGGATGCCTTTCGATATACCGTCCGAGCCGGCATCCATATTGGGCCAAATCCAGAAGGTAGGAATCTGCAGGCTGTGCATTGCCTTCACCGTCTCGCCGATATGCGCAAGGTTATCGGCATATTCGGTCGTCACCGGATGCTGGATCACGATAGCATATTTACCGGGCTCGACCGAGATCGTGCCGCCCGCTCCGGCAATACCCTGATAGGCGACAACGGAGCTTAGGTCGTCCAGATCGATCTCGGCCAGGACGTCGAAACTTGTCGAACCGACGGTGTAGACTGCTTCCGGCCGCTCACCCATGCGAACGATACGTTCCGCCGCCTCTTCTGAGGCCGGAAAATGCAAATGCGCCATCTTGGTGATGGCATGGCGGATCGACTCA includes:
- a CDS encoding cytidylyltransferase domain-containing protein, with protein sequence MMPRSGDPGDAGRMTMNKIIQGGVLGVIPARGGSKSVPLKNLAPLAGRPLIDYCIAVAQAVMPKTVHRLVCSTDHPAIKDFCLSRSVEVIDRPSEIATDAAPTDDAVRHVLQTIADADGAMPEIVVLLQPTSPFVLPEHINEIVRILLDDPTLDTAQSLAHLPHNMHALNQRIIKEGRVYFRFWEERKLAYNKQLKPMHYRYGNILAFRSESLMAGTPCFGPNCGSFVVDSAYAHDVDGPEDFEYAEFLIEKKKVVVI
- the neuC gene encoding UDP-N-acetylglucosamine 2-epimerase, with translation MGGFESMTRKICVVITARGNYAKMKHVMREIKKHPGLELQVILGGSIILEKYGRILETDYVDDFNVDHVIHFLIEGETPLTMAKSAGLAVTEFANAFDNLRPDVVLVIADRYECLAITMAATYMNIPVAHIEGGEVSGSIDESIRHAITKMAHLHFPASEEAAERIVRMGERPEAVYTVGSTSFDVLAEIDLDDLSSVVAYQGIAGAGGTISVEPGKYAIVIQHPVTTEYADNLAHIGETVKAMHSLQIPTFWIWPNMDAGSDGISKGIRVYREKYQPKYAHFFKSLPIELFGPLLKNAACIVGNSSSGIREAAYLGTPCVNIGSRQTGRARGRNVVDVGYDAAEIEQAVRQQMAHGRYESDGLYGDGAASGKIVPVLVSYDFSPQKAICY
- the neuC gene encoding UDP-N-acetylglucosamine 2-epimerase, with product MRKVCIVVNSRANYARIKSVLTAVREHPDLQLQLVVGASALLERFGRVIDLIRADGFREEAVVYMALEGDTTANMVKSTALGMIELSSLFMHITPDIVLTVADRYETLATAVTASYMNIPLAHTQGGETTGSIDESVRHAITKLAHIHFPATDKARENLIRMGEDPATIYMTGCPALDLVTGMKDRSIDQTFWARNAGVGYQNGWSEPYIVVLQHPVTTENTEANKQIDETLHAVRALGMRTIWMWPNIDAGSDAISKRLRVFHENQGGEKVTFYKNFSSEDFIRLIDNSVCMIGNSSSALREGSLLGVPVVNVGSRQQTREHGANVMHADYNAVAIEAAARAQITHGKYVPDELFGDGTAGRQIADILATCKISVQKRLHYPN
- the asnB gene encoding asparagine synthase (glutamine-hydrolyzing) — encoded protein: MCGIFGMLGRQASLQTTRRALAVQQHRGPDDTGWVEIAEGPLCLGHNRLAIIDVSALGHQPMASADGRNWIVFNGEIYNYRELRRELGDYSFRSSSDTEVILAAYARWGVACLERFIGMFSFALWDGERQELLLARDRLGIKPLNYGYVDGTLVFASEIKAILTAGHAVTPDAETWSDYLAYGIYEQHDRTFFRGIRQLPAGCYMYCRPDGTSSINAFWDLKQIVETAGAAPLESDELEALMVDAVRYRLRSDVPLGVNISGGLDSLLLASMVDQLAAPGQKLHAATAGFSDSRYDERGYAREVISGTRWLPLETAEGPDMLRSTARVALSHQEAPIGGIATLAYHNLHEKIRAAGLTVQLEGQGLDEMFAGYAYYRGLTDGSQSLQGWLSEGLYQDGTSPLARDVLSQSLRDAGQAWHWRVPALDDAVNQALFVDITQRKLPRVLRMNDRLSMAHSIELRVPFLDHRLVEAAFRIPGLAKIAGGMSKRPLRDIAQRRHPSMTSIWSEKRAVVAPQTGWLRGAGAGFVEDCLESPWLLDSGLFDVDRLRDRFRVFVQNGANNSFFVWQWVNVALWCELFVGGAWRDHAVRTQAHGMV
- a CDS encoding N-acetylneuraminate synthase family protein; amino-acid sequence: MTAKRFHIDKREIGGGRAFLIAEVAQAHDGSLGAAHAFIDAASDVGADAIKFQTHIAAAESTLDEPFRLKFSRQDVTRYDYWRRMEFTPEQWRGLAQHARDRKLVFLSSAFSVEAVDLLEGLGVPAWKIGSGEIVTNDLLERMSGTGKPMLISTGMSGYEEITAVHERWSSRGNAIALFQCTTKYPTAMPDVGLNVLARMKSAFPCPIGLSDHSGRPEPAMAAIARGADLVELHVTFDHRSFGPDTVASVTFADFARIVTFRDCLVEMDANPVDKDALAAQMRPTREIFGKSLALKADQPAGTVLRRDMLTLKKPGTGIAPDAIDKIVGCRLLTDADSRYLLRWNQIEAHADEPGASA